In Microbacterium terrisoli, the genomic stretch ATCGCCGGTGACCTCGTCGCCGACTGGCCGATGAACCGGCTCGTGCAGGGTGAGGTCGGGTCGGGCAAGACGCTCGTGGCGCTGCGCGCGATGCTGCAGGTCGCCCAGTCCGGTGGACAGTCGGCGCTGATCGCCCCGACCGAGGTGCTGGCAGGCCAGCATCTGCGCTCGATCGCGCGCATGCTGGGCCCACGGCTTGCCCCTCGGGTCATGCCGACGCTGTTGACGGGCCAGATGCCCGCGGCCGAGCGCCGTCGTGCGGCCTTGCGTGTCGCCGCCGGGCAGGCGCTGGTCGTGGTGGGCACGCATGCGCTGCTGAGTGAGAGCACGACGTTCGCCGATCTGGGGCTCGTGGTCGTCGATGAGCAGCACCGGTTCGGTGTCGAGCAGCGTGAGTCGCTGCGGGCGAAGGGGTCGAGTCCGCACGCGCTCGTGCTCACCGCCACCCCGATCCCGCGCACCGTCGCCATGACGGTGTTCGGGGACCTCGACGTGTCCACGATCCGCACGATGCCGCCGGGGCGGGCCGGCATCCAGACCTTCGTGACGCCGCTCGCCGAGAAGCCCGGGTGGTTCGGGCGGGTCTGGGAGCGGGTCGCCGAAGAGGTCGCACAGGGGCGGCAGGCATTCGTCGTGTGCCCGGCGATCGACGCCGAGGCGACCACGGCCAAGGGTCTCGAAGACTCCGGGGCACTCGTGCCCGATGAGGCAGCGGCCACGCCGATCACGTGGGGCGTGGTGCAGGCCGAGCGTCTGCTCGCCGGACATCCTGCCTTCGCGGACCTGCGCGTGCAGACCCTGCACGGTCGCATGCCGGGGGAGACGAAGGATGCCGTCATGCGGGCGTTCGCGGACGGTGAGATCGACGTGCTGGTGGCAACGACCGTCGTCGAGGTCGGCGTCGACGTCGCCAACGCGTCGACCATGGTCATCCTCGACGCGGACCGCTTCGGCGTTTCGCAGCTGCACCAGCTGCGCGGCCGCGTCGGGCGGGGCACGATCCCCGGTCTGTGCCTGCTGGTCACCGGCGCGCCGGCCGACACCCCCACTCGCGAGCGCATCGACGCCGTCGCGCAGACCACCGACGGTTTCGAACTGGCCGAGAAGGACCTCGAGCTGCGCGGCGAGGGGGACGTGCTCGGCGATGCGCAGTCGGGGGTCCGCACGTCTCTGCGGATGCTGCGCGTGGTCAAGGACGCCGACCTCATCGCGCTCGCCCGCGAAGAGGCCGAAGCGATCCTCGATCTCGACCCGGCACTGTCGCAGCATGCCGGTCTTGCCCAGGCGATCGAACGGCGGCTGGACAGTGCGGAGCGTGCGGCGCTGGCCAAGAGCTGATGACGACGTTCAGGAAGCGCGAGGCCGGACCGGTAGGCTGGGGGACGTGAGCAACCGGATCGCCGTCGTCCCGGGGTCGTTCGACCCGCCCACCCTCGGCCACCTCGATGTGATCAGCCGAGCCGCCGCACTGTACGACACGGTGCATGTGCTGGTGGTGCACAACCCCGACAAGCAGGCCATGCTGCCCATCGCGCAGCGGCTCTCGCTGCTCGAGCAGTCGATCGCCGAGCTCGGGGTCGAAGGGGACATCGTCGTCGCGTCGTGGAGCATGGGGCT encodes the following:
- a CDS encoding ATP-dependent DNA helicase RecG produces the protein MTVYSLSMRLDGALGGKTAGPLARAFGMHTVADLLAHYPRRYAYRGQLTPIESLQEGEQVTIVAQVKSATDRRMRQRKGSILEVVITDGYGDLKLTFFNQSWRQNELKVGRQGIFSGKVGRYQRGLQFAHPDYELFDDVDTARMTAEAKANEPIPIYPATAALASWRIAKMIGMILDGLGEVEDPVPDDIRARHDLLTARTALERIHRPDVEDQIGPAKKTLRWHEALVLQTALLQQRQSVRAMSATGRPAGDLLAEFDAALPFARTPDQIAVGERIAGDLVADWPMNRLVQGEVGSGKTLVALRAMLQVAQSGGQSALIAPTEVLAGQHLRSIARMLGPRLAPRVMPTLLTGQMPAAERRRAALRVAAGQALVVVGTHALLSESTTFADLGLVVVDEQHRFGVEQRESLRAKGSSPHALVLTATPIPRTVAMTVFGDLDVSTIRTMPPGRAGIQTFVTPLAEKPGWFGRVWERVAEEVAQGRQAFVVCPAIDAEATTAKGLEDSGALVPDEAAATPITWGVVQAERLLAGHPAFADLRVQTLHGRMPGETKDAVMRAFADGEIDVLVATTVVEVGVDVANASTMVILDADRFGVSQLHQLRGRVGRGTIPGLCLLVTGAPADTPTRERIDAVAQTTDGFELAEKDLELRGEGDVLGDAQSGVRTSLRMLRVVKDADLIALAREEAEAILDLDPALSQHAGLAQAIERRLDSAERAALAKS